Part of the Dehalococcoidia bacterium genome is shown below.
CGCTGGAAGCGGCCCGAGCGGCGCAGCGCTGATCGGCGGAGTGGCGCAGGTTCCCGTCAACGGGTGTGCGCCGCTGGCGGCCGGCGCGCTGAACGGCAGCGCCGCTGCGTCCTGCTCGGCCTCCGCCGGCGCGCAGGCCACGAGCAGCGGCAACGGCGGCCTGATCGCTCCGGTTGTGCAGGCGCCGGTGAATGGCTGCGCCCCGGTCGCCGCGGGTGCGCTGAATGGGACGGGCTCGGCGGCATGCTCGGCGAGCGCCGCCTCCGGCGCCAGCGCCACGAACGACGGCAGCGGCGCCCCGGCGGGCCTGGCGCCGTCCGTGCAGGCGCCGGTCAACGGCTGCGTTCCCGTGGCGGCCGCCCTGGTCAGCAGCGGCGCTTCGGCCGGCTGCGCCACGGGCGGCAGCAGCGCCACGGGCAGCGGCAGCGACGGAGAGCTCGGCGAAGGGCTGCTGCCTCTCGTGCAGGCGCCGGTTTCGCTCTGCGTTCCGGCCGCCGTGGGCTTGCTCGGCGGTGCCAGCTCCACGAGTTGCGCCGCCGCGACGAGCACCACACCACCCCCCGACGACAATCCGCCGCCTGGTGGTAGCACCCCACCCGGCAGCACCACGCCTCCGGGCAGCAATCCGCCCCCGGGCGAAACCATGCCGCCCGGCAGCACGACGCCGCCGAGCGAAACGGTGCTCCCGACTGTGCCGCCGCCGCCGGCGCCCATCGCGTCAATACCGGCGCTGCCTCCTGTCGGTGCGTCCTCTCCATCGTCGCCCGTAGCGTTTGCCGCCGCGGCAAGCGCACCAGCGACGAACGGCGGCGCTGCGGCGACGAATGGCGCCGGGATCGCGCCTCCGAGCCCGGGCCTGCCGGCTGCGCCCGCGTCGCCTGGACCGATGTTCGTGATCGGAGCGGCAGCTGGTGGCGCATCCGGTGGTGGCATCGCGCTGCCGGCAACGCGGGCGCAGCCGCATACAGCACCCGCCTCGCTCCGTCTGCCAAACGCCGGTACGGGCGGGCTGCTCCACCGGCAGCAGAATCGGCGTGCCGCGGTGCTTTACGCCCTGCTGCTGTCTGCCTGCTGCCTGGCGCTTGGCGGTCTCTCCCTGCTGCGGATGCGGCGCACCTAAAGCCGTCGCGGCCCGCGGCGCCGGTCCCGCACCGGCGCCGCGGGCCGTCCACCGCGTCGTTGATCTGCGACTCCGGACATGCTACGGGCGGCCCTCCCGACAGCGCCGTGCCCGCACGGGCGCCGCCAATCCACCGCGCACCGCAGGCGCCCCGCCCCCAGCACAGTACTCGCCATCGCAGCTCGTGAACGAGGTATGGCGATGTCCAGGCTCTCACACCCATTTTCCCGGTGGGAAGCGCGACGGTGGCAGCTTGCAACCGCACTCGTGGCAGCGGCCACCCTGCTGCTTCCGCTGCACGCCGTCACCGTATGCAACATGCGCGCCGAATCGCCGCCGACGCCGCGCCGCATCGTCGGTTACGTTCCCGCCTAAGTAGGGTTGCAAAAGTTCTTGGCAGTTTGTCGACCACGGGCCAGCATCGCTCAGGCCGCGGCGGGGCACCAAGAACTTATGTACACTTACTTCGGAACGCGGCAACGGCTACCGTTCCGACCAGATCGACTTCGGCGTGGTGAACACCGTTGCCCATTTCGCTATCCCGCCACGCCGCGATGGCACCCTGGCGCCGCCCGTCTGGGGACCTTTCCCCGATCCGGCGTCGGCGGCAGCCGCGCACACGGAGGGCGAGTCGAGCGTGCTCGTCGTCGGCGACGACCGGCCGGAGACCGCACAGAGCTTCGCCGCGGTCGTGCAGCCGGCGCTGCGCCCGGCGTTCGTCGCCGCGGTGGCCGCGCTGGTCGCCGCGGATGGCTACGACGGCGTGCACGAAGGGCGCCAGCGTGCGCAGGCGGCTGCCGCCCGGCGGCTCGACCGCGATCAGCTCGGCGCCGGCGTCGGCCAGCAGCTTGCCGCAGTAGGCCGCGCCCGGTGCATTCGCCAGCTCGACCACGCGCAGATCCGTCAGCAGCCCCGTCGCCATCGCCCCCTCCCGCTCCGCGCGAGCGTCCGGCGCCTACGGTACACCAGGGGCAGCTTCGGCGCCTCCGTCAGCGGTCGTGCAGCGCCTCGGCCCGCGTGATCCGCATCAGGTATTCCGGTTCGGCTTCGCCAGGCACGCGCACGCTCTTCAGATAGCGGAAGCCCGCCTTCTCGTAGGCACGGATGGCGCTCGCGTTCGACGCCGCCGGTCCGATGATGCAGGCCTCCGCCCCCGCGCGGGCGAAGACCACATCGCGCAGGAAGCGGCGCAGAACCAGCGCCCCCAGGCCGCGGTGCACATGCTCGGCCTCGCCGATGAACAGATCCACACCGGCCGCGCCGCGCTCGACTTCAACCGCCGCGGCGTATTCGGGATGGTCGTCGATCAGATAGGTCTGGATGAAGCCGGCCGGCTCGCCCGCAAGCAGGATCGCGTAACACTGCGTCGGCCCGGAATCGGTGATACGCGGCAGATACTCCGCTTCCACCGCGGCAAGCGACGGCGCCGCATCCCACCAGCGCGCCACGTGCGGCGTGTTGATCCAGCGGTACATCCTCGGAAGATCGTCGGCTTGAAGCGGACGAAAGGCGATCTGCTCCGCGTTCACCGCCATTCGCCTACTTGTTGTTCACCGACATATTGGCGTACTGCTCCGTGCCGAAGTTGTAGTTGTCGACCACGAAGAAGTTCTGCACCCAGGGCTGCTGGAACGAATACGCCTTCGTGTAGATGATCGGCGGGTA
Proteins encoded:
- a CDS encoding CoA transferase gives rise to the protein MATGLLTDLRVVELANAPGAAYCGKLLADAGAELIAVEPPGGSRLRTLAPFVHAVVAIRGDQRGHRGDERRAQRRLHDRGEALCGLRPVVADDEHARLALRVRGCRRRRIGERSPDGRRQGAIAAWRDSEMGNGVHHAEVDLVGTVAVAAFRSKCT
- a CDS encoding GNAT family N-acetyltransferase, yielding MAVNAEQIAFRPLQADDLPRMYRWINTPHVARWWDAAPSLAAVEAEYLPRITDSGPTQCYAILLAGEPAGFIQTYLIDDHPEYAAAVEVERGAAGVDLFIGEAEHVHRGLGALVLRRFLRDVVFARAGAEACIIGPAASNASAIRAYEKAGFRYLKSVRVPGEAEPEYLMRITRAEALHDR